CTCTGTATCTAATTCCTGCTGTTGGGCTATTTCTTGTGTACTCACCACGACTGGCATACTGACAACGTCCAGCCGTGATAGAGCATCAGCCACTGAATTATTTACTCCCGAAATGTGAACTATCCTAGTAGTGAACTGTCCTATATAATCAAGTTGACGTAATTGTCTAGGTGAGGCTTTATCAGATTTCTGTGCAAAAACGTAAGTCAGTGGTTTATGGTCCGTCTGTATGGTAAAGTCACGTCCTTCTAACATGTGTCTAAAATATTTGGTTGCTTTAAAAATTGCTGTTAATTCTCTGTCATACGTACTGTACCAAGACTCTTGGGGTGTAAacttctttgaaaaaaaaccTAGTGGTTCCCACATTCCTTTAACTTCCTGTTGCAAAACCGCTCCCATAGCAATATCGGAAGCGTCTGTAGCTAATATTAAAGGTGCGTTATCGCGTGGATGTACCAGCAGTGCTGCATCCGCCAATGAGCCTTTACACTTATCGAAGGCTTCCTCAGCCTCAGGCGTCCATTGAATAACTCGCTTATCGCGTTTCCTTGCTCcttctaaatatttatgaagTGGAGCCTGTATCGCAGCTGCATCCTTAATGAACCttcgataaaaatttagaatacCCAAAAATCTGCGCAAATCGGCTATTGTCTTTggcttattataatttttaatggcTTCAACTTTTTCCGGTACAGGCCTGGCTCCCATGGAGTCTATCAGGTACCCCAGGTACTGTACAGAATGTGCCCCAAAAACGCACTTCGACAAATTAATCGATAACCCGTAAGCCTTTAGCCTTTCAAAAACACACCTCAGATGCTCCTCGTGTTCAAGCTCATTGGCAGAGGCGATCAAAATATCGTCCACAAAACAGAAAACGAAGTTCAAACCTCTGAGTACATCGTCCATGAATCTTTGAAAACTCTGTGCTGCATTCTTTAACCCAAACGTCATCACATTAAACTCGTATAGCCCGAATGGCGTGATGATGGCGGTTTTCGCTCGATCCTCTGGATTGATTGGTATCTGGTGATAAGCCCACGTTAAATCTAAAGTAGTAAAACTGTCGTTCCGTCAAGTCTATGTGCGAAATCCTGCACGTGAGGAATTGGATATTTGTCAGGGACTGTAATGCTGTTTAGACGCCGGTAGTCACCACATAGTCTCCAGCCACCATTCTTTTTTTGGACCATATGTAATGGACTTGCCCACTGACTACTAGAAGGCTGGCAAATCCCTGCTGCAATAAGGTGGTCAACTTCGGCTTTTGCTGCCTTTAATTTTTCCGGGGGCAACCTTCGCGCCCTTTCCGCGACCGGTGAGCCCCTGGTTACTATGTGGTGACGTACCTGATGGGCGGGAACTTCCTGTTTTTGTACTGTCAGAGTAATAGCAATAAATTCCTGTAACAGTCGTCTGTACGGGTTGTTTATGTCAACAGTCGTCAATGAAGTTTGAGTCGCCGTCTGTAAAAAACCAGTAGTTTGTATTTTAGTTAATTCGTCGATCAGTCTCTTATTTCGTAAATCAACCAGAAGACCGAAACGCTTGAGAAAATCAGCACCGATAATAGGCTGTTGAACCTTCGCGACAATGAACTCCCACGTGTACGGACGACGCAATCCGAGGTTCAGAGTCAACCTCCGCGATCCGAATGTACTTATCGGAGTGCCATTCGCCGCATAAATCTTAGAGTCAGTAATGGCGGGTTCTCCTCTTACCGATCTGTGCGGCAATACGGAGATATCCGCCCctgtatcaattaaaaaatataaattactatttctaTCCTTAATAGTGAGACGGCAGTTCTCGTCGCGACCATCCGACGCCATCTCGATCCGGGGTTGCGCAATCAGTTTCCCTGCGTGGCAGGGTTAGCCGAAGCTCCAGTAGGTGGTGGACCTGGCCATCCACAAGGAATGACGCATCGATGGGCCCTCTCAGCGAACCTCCGGTGGTAGAAACAGTAGTTGTTCCCTTCGCGTGAAGTTGACCGACTTCCAGATCGCCCCCTTCCAGGGCTACCGCGTGGCCGCCATCTTGGCTGGGACCTGTAGGGTTGGCGGGACTGTCGGGTAGTGAGCGTCTCCACCATCGAGACTAGCTTCTCCACCTTAGCCTCCAGCGCCTCTATCCTGGTGGACGGTGGTGGAATTACAGGGGTTGATGCTTCAATGGCCGCCACCCTCGGCACAGACATCTCTGCAATCTTATCAGCTAGGAGCGCTAGCCGTTGCAGATCCGCCGTATCGCTAATAGCGAGAACAGTTCTCATGCTCTCCGGTAATTGCTCCAAAAAGAGCGTACGCAGAACGTTTTCTCCGACTTGCCCACCAGCCAGATTTCTAAGTCTCTGCAAACAATGCGAGGGTTTCTCGTCCACCACTTCACTTCCTCGCAGCAGCTTCCTCAACTTGGTTTCGTGGGACTCATCAAATGTTTCGATGATCCGTTTCTTTATCTCCTCGTATTTACCACGCGCCGGTGGAGAGGCCAATACGTCCATGACGAAGGGCAGTACGGTGTGGTCCAAATTCGTCACCACGTAACGGTACTTCGTATCGTCGCTGGTTATTCGCGCCAGATCAAAGGTCATCTCCACTGTGATGAACCATGCAGCCGGATTCTCCTTCCAAAACGGCGGTAGCCGTCGTAAGGTAGCTGAATTGATGGATGCCTCAGAAGCGGGCTCATTTACCGTTTCCTTTCGGTCCGCCATCTTGTCTTGTTGTCCGTCCTCTCGCGTGGGTGAATGTTCCAGCGGCAtttactgttttttttttttgctttgaTTTCGCGCGCTTAATAACGGTTGCACTACGACGATCACGTCGGGGTCACCAATTGTAGGAATAAGTGATTCCTTAGAAGTTAGGATTCCTACTTTATCAATTGATGGAAAACAAGCTCACTACCGCTTTTCATATagagttttattaattgttaattattataaatttgtaactaCGCTGTACATTTAACTGGTCCTAATGCACTTATCACAGCTTAGAACGCTCAACAACGCCTATAAATTCTTTGATGCGAACACCCACGAACAGAATACAAAGTTTCTCAAAACACAAAGCTACCGCTTCAAACGTCCCCACGAGAATGAAAAACTTCCATCCGGAACGGGAAAACGACGCTTTTCCCGGAAGTAGATGTCGCGATATATTTATTGGAAGTGTACGCTTCGGCGAGACGGTCGACCATCAGCAGAGGTCGCCAcaagctgctgggccgcttcgtctctttttccgacgtcccgcgttgcttttcctctcctggagggtgggaggtctgtcgccggcctcgtagctcctttttgcgggtgatccctgttgtctcttttccGTCGCCTCGAAGGGTtgagggtcatttctaggtgggatttgaggtgggagaagcgcagcgattgtaacggggggcaccggtgtcaccacgttacaatgtATACGGCATCACATGTTCACATTTTTCCATGCTCCCATCTATTACGGAcggtttaataaattttatttaaagaaatgaGTTTTCGTGTCGTGCATGGGTGTAAAAATCGCCATAGTAAAAAAAATCTACACCAGATTGAACTGGAAAATAGTTCAGaacagaaaatttcatttcacttgtaagtataaaatgtttttcttaTAGGTTATATAAATTCAATTGTTACGTTACCTGgattcaaaatttataataaattggCTTAATGTTTTTGATACAACACCAAGTGATCATGATTACAATTTACATAATCAATATCCATTTTttacagaatataaaaatgaagttATTACATACATAGCTGGGTACATATTAAAAAAACTTAGGAAAATTTTGCACTGTTCGGAGTGCATTGAAGtattaatgaaagaaaatacagACGTTAATTGCaacttaataaatattaaaaacaggGGGTCATTACTATACCCTTCACAATCGCTTGTATatgtttgtaaaaaaattgaaaatggatTAACCGTGTATCTACATATCAATAAAACACTGCACGAATTTAATATGAATAGGTTTATATACGAAATGATGATTTTCTTTATCGATAAGAATATCTTTGTAGAATTAAAAGACCACATAAATAATCAGACGTTTTTCGACAATCACTACAATCACTTACTACGTGCTGTAATACAGTTATATACAAAAACTAGATTAACGCATTGTATACAACAAGCTGAAATAAGCGATagacatacatttaataaattaatattatttaaagggcattaaaaaaaacatatatattgtatataaattctttttattttccttcacATTCCTCACATTATATTCATGTGTCCTTTTTAGAAAAcatttacattaattattaaataaaagaatgacAGAAATACATGCTCTTAATAGCAAATATGTATGTAACAACggtatattacaaataatatcaaataaaatattaaatataaaatttactatataataatttaaataaataatcctttacaaatttaatattttgaatgCAACATTGTTTGAATAGTTCTAAATTTACTTGTAATGTTGCACATACAAGAATATATTACATAACCCAAATAGTGTTTCAG
This region of Osmia bicornis bicornis chromosome 5, iOsmBic2.1, whole genome shotgun sequence genomic DNA includes:
- the LOC123987833 gene encoding uncharacterized protein LOC123987833, whose protein sequence is MADRKETVNEPASEASINSATLRRLPPFWKENPAAWFITVEMTFDLARITSDDTKYRYVVTNLDHTVLPFVMDVLASPPARGKYEEIKKRIIETFDESHETKLRKLLRGSEVVDEKPSHCLQRLRNLAGGQVGENVLRTLFLEQLPESMRTVLAISDTADLQRLALLADKIAEMSVPRVAAIEASTPVIPPPSTRIEALEAKVEKLVSMVETLTTRQSRQPYRSQPRWRPRGSPGRGRSGSRSTSREGNNYCFYHRRFAERAHRCVIPCGWPGPPPTGASANPATQGN